A genomic region of Arcobacter sp. LA11 contains the following coding sequences:
- a CDS encoding nitrogen fixation protein NifQ, with protein MLFSDLSLISRKEMNRMMNANFTSLAKTKPDDVRWKKYIYDCIGRTAPACATCKDITNCFQCSLAS; from the coding sequence TCTTATTAGCAGAAAAGAAATGAATCGAATGATGAATGCCAATTTTACTTCACTTGCAAAAACAAAACCAGATGATGTAAGATGGAAAAAATATATATACGATTGTATTGGGAGAACTGCACCAGCTTGTGCAACATGTAAGGATATAACTAATTGTTTTCAGTGTTCTTTAGCATCGTAA
- a CDS encoding FG-GAP-like repeat-containing protein, translated as MRLLKILIIVCLFFKVLFASSIVGTTKGKISVNQGNMNFVLPLTLPNGVKNLSPNLSIKYNSSSNNVGKLGLGFKLSGFSSISVCNEYTKKDIANLSRDFNYCLNGQKLITVNPSDTYGGNNVEYKTEINNYTKIISYSQDSKTTNWKLFTKNGLVYEYGLSVNSTKKDKNGDIKLFKRNKIIDILGNEINYIYDASGYIESITYSNNKIDFLYEDNDVSISKYYKGIETIYDKRLKSISIKIDNEEISSYNLFYKINTFNNKLIKIENCLSGECLKPLEFTWEEKNENETSYFDEKSFTTTKNFGTKNDTYEAISGDFNADGLTDIVRYTNNQIYTLFAKEDSTYTQKLFTTTKNYGIKNDTYSILNIDHNGDGLTDIIRYTNNKIYTLLSNGDGTYTEKNVFTTTKNFSEVFTSYYSTSGDYNGDGLIDIIRYTNNEIYTFLSNGDGTYQEILSSSPKDFGVKNDTYFLSIGDYDGNGLSDIIRYTNNEIYLLLSKGNGKFTQKKYTTSTNFGIKNDTYESLIGDFNSDGLTDLIRYTNKKTYILFSKGDGTFVEILFTSSKDFGTKDDTYKSLIGDYNGDGLDDIIRYKNKEVYIFFSKGDGTFNEKNYTTETNFGLKNDTYGSFFGEFTGDGIDDYIRYNTNKIYTIKGLDKRNIITNISNSTDQNTSIVYSDLNDSDIYTPDTNSLYPNIDIKGSSKKIVKSISMIDGISGFNTFSYKYEGLKSNTEYGVLGFRKITRINDTNADTSVSLYNQSFPFIASKNKEEKYVNGIKILEEENTYEIKTFQNINEKIKTLYLKNKYITKYDINGDFLLKVKESQSTPDMYGNVSSTKTNTYDSLDETNLFSKEIIKTFKTANENNWIVNLVSNIKTIYKKPNGLENTKENETSYTYNSKGFLLSEKIIDEDENRELLKEYVYNSSGNIIKQSISGTDVEKRSEHYTYDSLGKNIIKVVNALNHIQTNIYDKQDNLIKVISINGLETTWQYDTLNRKIKENRSDNTNTTWTYSWDDSFEDSLYKISVKTTGAPEVTTFFDAKNRKIRVQRSGFKGDVIFEDTYYDTLGRVSKKSTPHYAYELPNFTYNIYDALNRVTNIKTQGPNGENIEKKFIYDKFLTKEIDAKGNTKQIISNIVGQTIKIIEEENATIEYQYDALGNLISTKDSKNNTIEIRYDNQGNKIYINDPDMGEWIYKYNMFGELISQTDAKAQTTFLKYDFLGRLIKRVEKEGESLFFYDISLNGIGKVSIEKNKDYKKEYFYDELGRKKEIKEYINKKVFSTNYAYSEDGKLKTTIHPNGFIVTNEYNKQGYLSAVKSPINNDINLSYEKLKDDIQNNLDKKTNAFNSLINLNTQIEKYRVKALEYYNLAKKYENIDTQIEEQLLKTASLLIQTAIELKNDAQVYEEDYKYFSKRLDYHLIKLVNFNDEQLYQWLMETFSAKSTEQITQALAKLDEATNSLNSINTQEELSIYKEIVSYYIQESKTIINEAKSNIEIARNYKEKYKNLRDGVDKAYQGIFDNTEHKYYYKILAADEFGRITKAFHGNGLETTKEYNRINGQLQRIKTGYDGNDDIRDIKYTFDVLNNVVSKNDLKQDIFQNFTFDNLNRVTSSSIQSDNLNETVNYTYNSVGNIMSKSDLGNYIYQKAHQVKSAGGIVYNYDENGNVIEKIKDNKTIALTYDSYNKPIKIKDDTNTTEFFYAPNRARYKKILNYDTTFYVGKHYEEENIAQTKLEKNYIYVGDELVAVHIEEDDGTITLPQNRYIHKDALGSVDTITNESGIVIQRLAYDAFGKRIVQGWINDIDKNKPLVKRGYTGHEHIDEFELIHMNGRVYDPTLGRFLSADPNIPHPFISQSFNRYSYVRNNPLKYIDPSGYEDEGGLGAGAQADSQASENDSNRGGGSNSSSNSNNNNNNDDDDTTTSSTTEVTKEGVVAHVSISATFTTRDQSVSDVESPSGMETNVFGNSFNSNGYSSSGDSATKEASSKKGEVNTYVGLQGGLHVAVIGINLSFSRNLQTDKFSFNLTVRVGPGLYAGFGGVAAANAKVTEGLAKDKSKLSTSIGIGADIGIVAAPGFSIGYEPATGKVGAVAARGSYGFGAAFGFDFGFGYEF; from the coding sequence ATGAGACTATTAAAAATATTAATAATAGTTTGTCTTTTTTTTAAAGTATTATTTGCTTCATCAATTGTTGGAACAACAAAAGGTAAAATTAGTGTAAATCAAGGAAATATGAATTTTGTTCTTCCTTTGACTTTACCAAATGGGGTAAAAAATCTTAGTCCAAATCTTTCTATAAAATATAACTCTTCATCTAATAATGTTGGGAAATTGGGTCTAGGTTTTAAGTTATCGGGATTTTCTTCTATATCAGTATGTAATGAATATACGAAAAAAGATATTGCTAATCTTTCGAGAGATTTTAATTATTGTTTAAATGGACAGAAATTAATTACTGTAAATCCTTCAGATACTTATGGAGGGAATAATGTTGAATATAAAACTGAGATAAATAACTATACTAAAATAATATCTTATTCTCAAGACTCAAAAACTACTAACTGGAAACTATTTACTAAAAATGGATTAGTCTACGAGTATGGATTATCAGTTAACTCTACTAAAAAAGATAAGAATGGTGATATAAAACTTTTTAAAAGAAATAAAATAATAGATATCTTAGGAAATGAAATAAATTATATATATGATGCTTCTGGATATATTGAAAGTATAACTTACTCGAATAATAAAATTGATTTTTTATATGAAGATAATGATGTAAGTATTTCTAAATACTATAAAGGTATAGAAACAATATATGATAAAAGATTAAAGTCAATATCTATAAAAATAGATAATGAAGAGATTTCTTCTTATAATCTTTTTTATAAAATAAATACTTTTAATAATAAATTAATAAAAATAGAAAATTGTCTAAGTGGAGAATGTTTAAAACCATTAGAATTTACTTGGGAAGAAAAAAATGAAAATGAAACATCATATTTTGATGAAAAAAGCTTTACAACAACAAAGAATTTTGGAACAAAAAATGATACATATGAAGCAATCTCAGGGGATTTTAACGCAGATGGATTAACAGATATTGTAAGATATACAAATAATCAAATATATACGTTATTTGCAAAAGAAGATAGTACTTATACTCAAAAACTTTTTACTACAACAAAAAATTATGGGATTAAAAATGATACATATTCAATTTTAAATATAGATCATAATGGAGATGGCTTAACAGATATTATTAGATACACAAATAATAAAATATATACATTATTATCAAATGGAGATGGAACATATACGGAAAAAAATGTTTTTACTACAACAAAAAATTTTTCAGAGGTTTTTACTTCTTATTATTCAACAAGTGGTGATTATAATGGAGATGGATTAATAGATATAATAAGATATACAAACAATGAAATATATACTTTTTTATCAAATGGTGATGGAACATACCAAGAGATTTTATCTTCTTCTCCTAAAGATTTTGGAGTAAAAAATGATACTTATTTTTTGTCAATTGGCGATTATGATGGTAATGGATTAAGTGATATTATTAGATATACAAATAATGAGATTTATTTATTATTATCAAAAGGTAATGGAAAGTTTACTCAGAAAAAATATACTACATCTACGAACTTTGGAATTAAAAATGATACTTATGAATCTCTTATAGGAGATTTTAATTCAGATGGTTTAACTGACCTTATCCGATATACAAATAAAAAAACTTATATACTTTTTTCAAAAGGTGATGGAACCTTTGTTGAAATACTTTTTACTTCTTCAAAAGATTTTGGAACAAAAGATGATACGTATAAATCACTTATAGGTGATTATAATGGAGATGGATTAGACGATATCATTCGATATAAAAATAAAGAAGTATATATATTCTTTTCAAAAGGTGATGGAACATTTAATGAAAAAAACTATACGACAGAAACTAATTTTGGACTAAAAAATGATACATATGGATCTTTTTTTGGAGAGTTTACTGGTGATGGAATTGATGATTATATAAGATATAATACAAATAAAATATATACTATAAAAGGACTTGATAAGCGAAATATAATTACAAATATATCAAATAGTACAGACCAAAATACTTCAATAGTATATTCTGATTTAAATGATAGTGATATTTACACTCCAGATACTAACTCTTTATACCCAAATATAGATATAAAAGGGTCATCTAAAAAAATTGTAAAGTCTATAAGTATGATAGATGGAATAAGTGGCTTTAACACTTTCTCATATAAATATGAAGGTTTAAAATCAAATACTGAATACGGCGTACTTGGTTTTAGAAAAATAACTAGAATAAACGATACAAATGCAGATACTTCAGTATCTTTATATAATCAAAGTTTCCCTTTTATAGCTAGTAAAAATAAAGAAGAAAAATACGTAAATGGTATAAAAATACTAGAAGAAGAAAATACTTATGAAATAAAAACTTTTCAAAATATAAATGAAAAGATAAAAACTTTATATTTGAAAAATAAGTATATTACAAAATATGATATAAATGGTGATTTTTTATTAAAAGTAAAAGAGTCACAATCTACACCAGATATGTACGGAAATGTAAGTAGTACTAAAACAAATACCTATGATAGTTTAGATGAAACAAATTTATTTTCAAAAGAGATAATAAAAACCTTTAAAACAGCAAATGAAAATAACTGGATAGTAAATTTAGTCTCAAACATAAAAACAATATATAAAAAGCCTAATGGATTAGAGAATACTAAAGAAAATGAAACATCATATACTTATAATAGTAAAGGTTTTCTTCTTTCTGAAAAAATTATAGATGAAGATGAAAATAGAGAATTATTAAAAGAGTATGTTTACAATAGCTCTGGGAATATAATAAAACAATCAATAAGTGGAACAGATGTAGAAAAAAGAAGTGAACATTATACTTACGATAGTTTAGGTAAAAATATTATCAAAGTTGTAAATGCTTTAAATCATATTCAAACAAATATATACGATAAACAAGATAACCTTATAAAAGTAATTAGTATAAATGGCTTAGAAACTACTTGGCAATATGATACTTTAAATAGAAAGATAAAAGAAAATAGATCAGATAATACGAATACAACTTGGACATATAGTTGGGATGATTCTTTTGAAGATAGTTTATATAAAATATCAGTAAAAACTACAGGTGCTCCTGAAGTTACAACTTTCTTTGATGCAAAAAATAGAAAAATAAGAGTACAAAGGTCGGGCTTTAAAGGTGATGTTATCTTTGAAGATACATATTATGATACATTAGGTCGAGTAAGTAAAAAAAGTACTCCTCATTATGCATATGAACTTCCTAATTTTACCTATAATATTTATGATGCATTAAATAGAGTAACAAATATAAAGACACAAGGACCAAATGGAGAAAATATTGAAAAAAAGTTTATATATGATAAGTTTTTAACAAAAGAGATAGATGCTAAAGGAAATACTAAACAGATTATTTCAAATATTGTTGGACAAACAATAAAAATTATAGAGGAGGAAAATGCAACTATAGAGTATCAATATGATGCTTTAGGAAATTTAATTTCAACAAAAGATAGTAAAAATAATACAATTGAAATAAGATATGATAATCAAGGAAATAAAATTTATATAAATGATCCAGATATGGGTGAATGGATATATAAATATAATATGTTTGGAGAACTTATCTCCCAAACTGATGCAAAAGCTCAGACTACATTTTTAAAGTATGATTTTTTAGGAAGACTTATAAAAAGAGTTGAGAAAGAAGGCGAATCTTTATTTTTTTATGACATTAGTTTAAATGGGATAGGAAAAGTTTCTATTGAAAAAAATAAGGATTATAAAAAAGAGTATTTTTATGATGAGTTAGGAAGAAAAAAAGAAATAAAAGAATATATAAATAAAAAAGTATTTTCTACAAATTATGCATATAGTGAAGATGGAAAACTAAAAACTACAATTCATCCAAATGGTTTCATAGTAACAAATGAATACAACAAACAAGGATATTTAAGTGCAGTAAAATCTCCAATAAACAATGATATAAATCTATCTTATGAAAAATTAAAAGATGATATACAAAACAATTTAGATAAAAAAACAAATGCTTTTAATTCTTTAATAAATTTAAATACACAAATTGAAAAATATAGAGTAAAAGCTTTAGAGTATTATAATTTAGCAAAAAAATATGAAAATATTGATACACAAATAGAAGAACAACTTTTAAAAACAGCTAGTCTCTTAATTCAAACAGCAATTGAATTAAAAAATGATGCCCAAGTATATGAAGAAGATTATAAGTACTTTTCTAAAAGGTTGGATTATCATTTAATAAAACTTGTAAACTTTAATGATGAACAATTATACCAGTGGCTAATGGAAACTTTCTCTGCAAAATCAACAGAACAAATAACTCAAGCTTTAGCAAAACTAGATGAAGCAACAAATTCACTAAATAGTATAAATACTCAAGAGGAGTTATCTATTTATAAAGAAATAGTTTCATATTATATTCAAGAGAGTAAAACAATAATAAATGAAGCAAAATCAAATATAGAAATAGCAAGAAATTATAAAGAAAAATATAAAAATTTAAGAGATGGGGTCGATAAAGCATATCAAGGGATATTTGATAATACAGAACATAAATATTATTATAAAATTTTAGCAGCAGATGAATTTGGAAGAATTACAAAAGCTTTTCATGGAAATGGTTTAGAAACAACAAAAGAGTACAATAGAATAAATGGACAACTTCAAAGAATAAAAACAGGCTATGATGGTAACGATGACATAAGAGATATAAAATATACTTTTGATGTGCTAAATAATGTAGTTTCTAAAAATGATTTAAAACAAGATATATTTCAGAATTTTACTTTTGATAATTTAAATAGAGTGACATCTTCTTCAATTCAAAGTGATAATTTAAATGAAACTGTAAATTATACTTATAATTCTGTTGGAAATATAATGAGTAAATCAGATTTAGGTAATTATATCTACCAAAAAGCACATCAAGTGAAAAGTGCTGGAGGAATAGTATATAACTATGATGAAAATGGTAATGTTATAGAGAAAATCAAAGATAATAAAACTATAGCATTAACCTATGACTCATATAATAAACCAATAAAAATCAAAGATGATACAAATACAACAGAATTTTTCTATGCTCCAAATAGAGCTAGGTATAAAAAAATACTAAACTATGATACTACATTCTATGTAGGAAAACACTATGAAGAAGAAAATATAGCTCAAACAAAATTAGAAAAAAACTATATCTATGTAGGAGATGAGCTTGTTGCAGTACATATAGAAGAAGATGATGGAACTATAACTTTACCCCAAAATAGATATATACATAAAGATGCATTGGGTTCAGTAGATACTATTACAAATGAATCGGGAATAGTAATTCAAAGGTTAGCTTATGATGCCTTTGGAAAACGTATAGTTCAGGGATGGATTAATGATATAGATAAAAACAAACCCTTAGTAAAAAGAGGATATACTGGGCATGAACATATAGATGAATTTGAGCTTATTCATATGAATGGAAGAGTTTATGATCCTACCTTAGGCAGGTTTTTAAGTGCCGATCCAAACATACCACATCCCTTTATTAGTCAGAGTTTTAATCGATATTCATATGTAAGAAATAATCCGTTAAAATATATAGACCCAAGTGGTTATGAAGATGAAGGTGGTCTTGGCGCAGGTGCACAGGCTGATAGCCAAGCATCAGAAAATGATTCTAATCGTGGTGGAGGTTCTAATTCTAGTTCTAATTCTAATAATAATAATAATAATGATGATGATGATACTACAACAAGTTCAACAACAGAAGTCACAAAAGAAGGAGTTGTTGCACATGTTTCTATATCGGCAACTTTTACTACCAGAGATCAATCTGTTTCGGATGTTGAAAGTCCATCTGGAATGGAAACAAATGTATTTGGTAATTCTTTTAATTCAAATGGATACAGTTCTTCAGGAGATTCTGCTACAAAAGAAGCTTCTTCGAAGAAAGGTGAAGTTAATACATATGTAGGACTTCAAGGAGGTCTTCACGTAGCGGTTATAGGAATAAATTTGAGTTTTAGCCGTAACCTTCAAACGGATAAGTTTTCCTTTAATTTAACGGTGAGAGTTGGACCAGGACTTTATGCAGGATTTGGAGGGGTAGCTGCTGCAAATGCAAAAGTTACGGAGGGATTGGCAAAAGATAAATCTAAATTATCAACTTCTATTGGTATCGGTGCTGATATAGGTATTGTTGCAGCTCCTGGTTTTTCAATAGGATATGAACCTGCAACTGGAAAAGTTGGAGCAGTAGCAGCGAGAGGTTCTTATGGTTTTGGTGCTGCATTCGGATTTGATTTTGGTTTTGGATATGAGTTTTAA